A segment of the Candidatus Bathyarchaeia archaeon genome:
GGCCTCGTAAATTTGCGGGGCGAGGATCAAGACGATCGCGGAAGCAACTGCGACGAAGCATGAGGCGATGATGACCGCCCTTCGCCTCGGGCCGGAAGCCGGCCAGAACATCTTAAGCATCAAATAAATCCCGAGCCCGATGAATATATAGCCCGCCATCCAAAGGACATCCATGATCGATGGGGAGGGCATCTCGATGCCCAAAACCCTCGTATGGATGGGCCATAAGACCTCTCCCAAAAACCACAGGGCCAATCCCGCCGTCAGTAGGGCGAAGCACCTCCCGAAGATCGAATCTGGACCGTATCGCCTCGTCAAAATGGATCCGGAAGCCACTGGGAGGAACGAGAGGATAGCAACGCTGTAATCCGTAAAGGCATCGAGCAGGGGCGGATCCGAGAGCGCTATGATGAAGAATAGGAGGGAGCCCGCGATCATCGCAGCCATTATCCCATGGGAGGCCAACTCCCCGACGGTGGGACCGCCCTTTCCCATTCCCCTCATGTCGGGCCGGATCGCGACCTCGCGCTTGTTAATGTTATAAATGTTTTCTCAAGGCGCGGCCAATCCCCTTTGGGATGGCGGCGACCACGAGTGGATCGTGCGCAGGCGCAAAAATAGGGCCCAACAACGGCCGGGGCGAAGCCATTGGGCTAGCCGAACGCCGATCCCCCGAGCCAACGGCTCCCCTATCACATTTATCAGCTTTCCCATCGTAATCGTATTAATAAGCGATAGGATCGGAAGGGGATGGCCGCTTGAGGCTCAAGGCGAAGCCCTTGGGATTGGATTCTGGGGGGAAATCCGTCGTGGTTCTGAACAAGGACGACGCAAGCGACATGGGCGTCTTGGCCTTGGGCAGGGTCAGGGTCGGGTTCGGCGGGAGGGAGCTGACGGCCATAGTCAATACGACGACCGCGCTCATAGGAAGCGGATACATAGGGGTTTGCGAGGAGGTCAGAAGGGCCCTAGGGATATCGGAGGGCGCCGATCTGGAGGTCAAGCCAACGCCCCCTCCGAAATCCCTCCACTCCATAAGGAACAAGCTCAGGGGCAGGAAGCTAGCGTATGGGGAGCTGCTCGAGATAGTCCGGGACGTCGTCGAGGGCAATCTGAGCGATATAGAGATCGCCGCCTTCGTGACGGCTCTCCATGCATTCGGGCTGGACTTGGATGAGGCGACAGCCCTTTCTATGGCAATGGTCGAAACGGGCAATAAGCTCGATCTGAATAGGCCGCTGATCGTCGACAAACATTCGATCGGGGGCGTCCCCGGCGATAAAACCACGCTACTGGTCGTGCCTATAATAGCGGCATGCGGCTTGACCATCCCGAAATCCTCCTCTAGGGCCATCACCTCGGCCGCGGGCACAGCGGATAGGGCCGAGGCCCTGATGCCCGTGAACTTGGGCATCGAGGAGATGAGGGAGGTCGTCGAGAGGACGAATGGCTGCATAGTCTGGGGGGGCTCCCTCCACCTCGCCCCGGCCGATGATATATTCATCAGGGTCGAGCATCCCTTATCAATCGATCCCCTCCTGCTGCCATCCATAATGAGCAAGAAGAAGGCCGTGGGGGCAAACCTCCTTGTGGTCGATATACCCTGCGGGAGGGGCGCGAAGGTCAAGACGATCGGGGAAGCGGATCTGCTGGCGAACGATTTCATGGAGCTCGGCGGGAGATTGGGGATAAAGGTCCGATGCGCCGTGACCTACGGGGAGCAGCCCATCGGGTACGCCATCGGGCCCGCCCTCGAGGCCCGGGAGGCCCTAAGGGCGCTGATGGGGGATGGGGGCGCCCCGGACCTGATCGATAAGGCGACGGATATAGCGGGCATCCTGCTTGAGATGGCCGGCAAGGGGGATGGGAAGGCGCTTGCCTTGGAGGCCCTTAGGTCCGGAAAGGCCGAGGGGAAGCTCAGGGAGATAATAGGGGCCCAAGGCGGCGATCCCGGCGTTAAACCAGAGGACATAAGGGTTGGGGATCAAAGTTTCACGATCCGCTCAGAAGGGGATGGCTACGTGCTTTGGATCGATAACGCCTCCATGGCTGAGCTGGCTAGGCTGGCGGGCTGCCCGAGGGATAAGGGCGCCGGGATCTTGCTCCATAGGAAGATAGGCGATAAGGTCGGGGCTGGCGAGCCATTGTTCACCATATACGCTGAAAGGGGGACGAAGCTCCAGCAGGCACTGGAGGCGCTGGAGGATATGAGGGCCATTGGGGTTGGGGAAAGAATGGAAATGCTGATCCACGAAGTCAGGGAGAGGGCCTTGGCCAAGAGGGCCGTCCCGCTGGATAGGTGAACGGCCGGAAGGATGGGGCCATGCCTTTGGAATCGGTTCGGGCCACCGCGGAGAGGATAAGGCGCCTTGAAATCCAAGGCGCGAGGAACGTCGCCATAGCGGCGATAAGGGCCATGGAGGCCTTGGCCGAGGAAGCCAAGGGGGCCAGCAGGGAGGAGCTCCTGAGGATCCTTTCGGAGGCCAAGGAGATACTCTTCGCCGCTAGGGAGACGGAGCCTCTAATGAGGAACGCCATACGCTGGATAATTAGCGAGGCTCACGATCGCGGCGGGACGGATGCGAGGGCCTTGGCCGAGGCCATTTCCTCCGCCTCCAAGTCCTTCCTGAAAAGCCTTGAGGGATGGAAGGACTCCATAGCCGAGATCGGTGCGAGGAGGATCAGGGATGGATCCGTGGTCTTCACGCATTGCCACTCCTCCACGGTAATTGAGATCCTAAGGAGGGCCAAGGCCGATGGGAAGCGGTTCGAGGTCATCTGCACGGAGACGAGGCCCCTCTTCCAAGGCCGGATGACCGCTTGGGAGATGCTCAAGGCTGGGATCAAAACGACGTTGATAGTGGATTCGGCCGCTAGATCCTTCATCAACGATGCCGACTTGGCGATCGTAGGGGCCGATGCGATAACCTCCGAGGGTAACGTTGTCAATAAGATCGGGACGAGCGCCATAGCCCTAATGGCCCAAGAGGCCAGGACGCCATTCTACGTGGCATCGGAGCTCCTCAAATATGACCCGGCTACCGCCTACGGGGACTACGAGGCCATAGAGGAGAGGGGGCCGGCGGAGGTTTGGGATGGCGCCCCGGAGGGCCTGATCATAAGGAACCCGGCCTTCGACGTCACTAGGAGGGACTTCATACACGGCATCATATGCGAGGAGGGAATAATCTCCCCCCACTCGGTGACCGAGGTCGTCCGAAGGAGATACCCTTGGGTCTTCGCTCGGCCTAGCCCCTAGGCTCCCCCCACGCCTCTAGGGCCATCCTCAACTCCCCATGGGCCTTCGCATATTCAGCCAGGGGAACCCCTCCCAAGGCCGCTTCGATGGCCTGCCGCATCGCCCTCGCGCCCTCGATTGTCCCCCTCGGATGGCCGTGGATGCCGCCGCCGGCTTGGATGACGACATCGATCCCGAAGAAATCGATTATCGCCGGCACTAGGGCCGGATGGAGGCCGCCGGATGCCACGGGCATGACGGGCTTCAAATGGCCCATCTCCCCCTTCAGCGCCTCGAGGTTCCCCGCCACCTCCTCTTTGGATTCGAACATCTTCCCGACAACCGTCCCGATGTGGAGCTGATCCACGCCCACGGCCCTCAACGCCTTCGCCAAGGCGCGCATCGAGATCCCATGCCTTGGGTTCCTCGTCATGGCGGCGTGCCCGGCCCTATGGCCGTGGATAATCAGGTCTAGGTCCCGCTCCCTAAGGGTTTGGAGCGCGGCGAAGCCGCAGGTCAGGACGTCGACCATTACATATTCGCCGCCGTGCCCGAGGACGAACTCCGCCCTCTCGAGCATCCTTCCCGCCTCCGCCGTTATATTGACCATGTAGGCCTTCCTCTCCCCTGTTTCCCCCTCGGCCCTATCCCTCGCCTCCAAGGTTTTGAGGAGGCGCTCCTCGAACGGATTGAAGGCTTGGCTACTCAGGTTCTCATCGTCCTTAACGATATCGCAACCGCCGATCCAAGCTTCGTAGGCGACTTGGGCGTGGTCTTCGGTCCTCAGCCCAAGCTTTGGCTTTATTATGGTCCCGAGCAAGGGGCGATCTCGGATCCGAAGGGCCTCCCGGATCCCCCCTATGCCATATCTCGGACCCCTAAAGCCCTTCAAAAGCCCCATCGGGAACCGAACGTCCTCCAGCCTTATGCCCCTCAAGGCCCTCAGGCCGAATACGTTGCCGGCGATGCTGCTTAAGACGTTGGGCATGTTGCCCGGCTCGAAGAGCTCGATTGGGTAAGCTATCTCGATGCTATCGCCCTCGATCTTATAAACCCGGGCGGCAAGCCTCTTGACATAAGGCCTCTCGGTCCCGAGCTCCGTCCAAGTCCCTATGGAGCTCTCCGCTGCCACCGCCCCCGCTGCCTCCTCCATGCTGATCCCATCCGGCTCTATGCGGAAAGCGCAGATTAGGTCCGTTTCATCCGGCTCATATTCCAAGTCCACGAAATCCAGATATCTCAAATTGGATCGTTACCCGTTAATGAGCTGAGGAGATTCTTAAGCCTTATCCCGGTTATCTGATCCCTTTAATTACAAAATGCTCTTCGGATCGATGGATTAAACATCAATGTCATTGATCTTCAAGCTTTAGCGGCTTTCCTCTCATAAAATACATTTGTTCATTGGTTGCATTTCTTTTCACAAATAATGATCGCCCCCTTATGTCCTGGCAGAATTACTCCCTTTGGAGTGGCTCTTTCTATTATGCCTATGAATCTAGATAAAAATGGATACATCTTTGGTAAACGCCTCTTTATCAATCCGCGAATTGGGAGCTCATAATTTATTCCAATTATTTTAGTTCTATATTTCCCAAAATATTTATTCTTCAAAATTGATTTTGTGAAGATATTAACATGAGCCGCTCCATATTTTTCGATTATCCAACGGAGGCCATCCTTAATTCCCCTATTCCTTATAATCTCCTTAGCTTTTGAATTATATTCGGAAGCCAGCTCGTTAGCCCTCCTCTCGGAAAAAATCCCCCAGCCTGGGGTGAGTATGGGAACTGTGAATATCGCCACTCTGGAGACCCTCCTTGCCTCGTCAATCACTCTTTCTGGAAGGAGCTCATGCTCCAAAATTTCTCCCAGCAACGATATATCAAAAGCCAGATCCCTTATGGGCAACATCTTAGCATCGCAAATGATGAATTGGGAGGATCTTTCGATAAGCCCCTTTGTCTTGAGGAAATTAAATTTCTTGGAACAAGTTGCTGATATATCCGCGGCTGTGTAGTCAAATCCTCTATTGCTTAAATAGATCCCATAGTGACCCTCAGCCGATCCTATGTCTAATATGCTTTTATAGTCACGCCTATTGGCCAAGAACTCGATCAGCTTAACGGTCGTTCTGAACCTTTCTATAGCTTCTAATTCTCGAGAATAGCAATCCATCTCATTGATCGTTAGGTAAATTTCGTCATAAAATTCTCTATATTCTAATACTAGTCTTTTATCCAAGGAATTTTTCTGACATGGATCCATTAGCGATCGCATCTTATGATATGAGTTTTCGCGATTTCAAAACAATTGCTCTAAAAACTTGCATTAAAACCCTCCCTAATAAACTTACCCTCCAGGGCTACTCATTCGATGGGGGAGAGTATGTGCTTCAATCTTTCGATCCTGCGCTCGATCGAGAACTCCTCCTCCACCTTCCTCCTCCCCTTCGCCCCAATCGAAGCCCTCATCCCCTCATCGGAGATGAGCAGCCCTATGGCCCTCGCCAAATCCTCCGGATCATCCTTTCGGACCAATAGGGCCTCGCCATCCCGGAAGAGCTTGCCCGTGATCTTATCGCGGCCCAAGATCGTCGGGATCCCGCAGGCCATCGATTCCAG
Coding sequences within it:
- the rbcL gene encoding type III ribulose-bisphosphate carboxylase; translation: MDFVDLEYEPDETDLICAFRIEPDGISMEEAAGAVAAESSIGTWTELGTERPYVKRLAARVYKIEGDSIEIAYPIELFEPGNMPNVLSSIAGNVFGLRALRGIRLEDVRFPMGLLKGFRGPRYGIGGIREALRIRDRPLLGTIIKPKLGLRTEDHAQVAYEAWIGGCDIVKDDENLSSQAFNPFEERLLKTLEARDRAEGETGERKAYMVNITAEAGRMLERAEFVLGHGGEYVMVDVLTCGFAALQTLRERDLDLIIHGHRAGHAAMTRNPRHGISMRALAKALRAVGVDQLHIGTVVGKMFESKEEVAGNLEALKGEMGHLKPVMPVASGGLHPALVPAIIDFFGIDVVIQAGGGIHGHPRGTIEGARAMRQAIEAALGGVPLAEYAKAHGELRMALEAWGEPRG
- a CDS encoding methyltransferase domain-containing protein — encoded protein: MDPCQKNSLDKRLVLEYREFYDEIYLTINEMDCYSRELEAIERFRTTVKLIEFLANRRDYKSILDIGSAEGHYGIYLSNRGFDYTAADISATCSKKFNFLKTKGLIERSSQFIICDAKMLPIRDLAFDISLLGEILEHELLPERVIDEARRVSRVAIFTVPILTPGWGIFSERRANELASEYNSKAKEIIRNRGIKDGLRWIIEKYGAAHVNIFTKSILKNKYFGKYRTKIIGINYELPIRGLIKRRLPKMYPFLSRFIGIIERATPKGVILPGHKGAIIICEKKCNQ
- a CDS encoding AMP phosphorylase, whose translation is MRLKAKPLGLDSGGKSVVVLNKDDASDMGVLALGRVRVGFGGRELTAIVNTTTALIGSGYIGVCEEVRRALGISEGADLEVKPTPPPKSLHSIRNKLRGRKLAYGELLEIVRDVVEGNLSDIEIAAFVTALHAFGLDLDEATALSMAMVETGNKLDLNRPLIVDKHSIGGVPGDKTTLLVVPIIAACGLTIPKSSSRAITSAAGTADRAEALMPVNLGIEEMREVVERTNGCIVWGGSLHLAPADDIFIRVEHPLSIDPLLLPSIMSKKKAVGANLLVVDIPCGRGAKVKTIGEADLLANDFMELGGRLGIKVRCAVTYGEQPIGYAIGPALEAREALRALMGDGGAPDLIDKATDIAGILLEMAGKGDGKALALEALRSGKAEGKLREIIGAQGGDPGVKPEDIRVGDQSFTIRSEGDGYVLWIDNASMAELARLAGCPRDKGAGILLHRKIGDKVGAGEPLFTIYAERGTKLQQALEALEDMRAIGVGERMEMLIHEVRERALAKRAVPLDR
- a CDS encoding S-methyl-5-thioribose-1-phosphate isomerase; the encoded protein is MPLESVRATAERIRRLEIQGARNVAIAAIRAMEALAEEAKGASREELLRILSEAKEILFAARETEPLMRNAIRWIISEAHDRGGTDARALAEAISSASKSFLKSLEGWKDSIAEIGARRIRDGSVVFTHCHSSTVIEILRRAKADGKRFEVICTETRPLFQGRMTAWEMLKAGIKTTLIVDSAARSFINDADLAIVGADAITSEGNVVNKIGTSAIALMAQEARTPFYVASELLKYDPATAYGDYEAIEERGPAEVWDGAPEGLIIRNPAFDVTRRDFIHGIICEEGIISPHSVTEVVRRRYPWVFARPSP